A window from Citrus sinensis cultivar Valencia sweet orange chromosome 3, DVS_A1.0, whole genome shotgun sequence encodes these proteins:
- the LOC127901336 gene encoding uncharacterized protein LOC127901336, whose translation MMANLYVKATPPADLNRNTEWFTYPGVWTTYILILFFAWLIVLSVFGCSPGMAWTIVNLAHFLITYHFFHWKKGTPFAEDQGIYNGLTWWEQIDNGQQLTRNRKFLTVVPVVLYLIASHTTDYQHPMLFFNTLAVFVLVVAKFPNMHKVRIFGINADK comes from the exons ATGATGGCGAATCTATACGTGAAGGCGACGCCACCGGCGGATCTGAACAGAAACACGGAGTGGTTCACGTATCCAGGAGTATGGACTACGTATATACTGATACTATTCTTCGCTTGGCTTATCGTTCTCTCTGTTTTCGGTTGCTCTCCTGGCATGGCTTGGACCATTGTCAATCTCGCCCATTTTCTC ATCACGTATCACTTCTTTCACTGGAAAAAAGGAACACCCTTTGCTGAAGACCAGGGCATTTATAACGGGTTGACTTGGTGGGAGCAGATAGACAATGGACAGCAGCTTACACGCAATAGAAAGTTCCTAACTGTTGTACCTGTGGTGCT GTACTTGATAGCCTCGCACACAACTGACTACCAACATCCAATGCTCTTTTTCAACACTTTAGCAGTGTTTGTTCTTGTTGTTGCCAAGTTCCCGAATATGCACAAGGTCCGGATTTTTGGAATCAATGCAGATAAGTGA